CTTCTGCTCTACCTCTTTCATCCGGCGCTCGAATGCATCACGGGCCAGCGTCCCATCCCGCACGCGGTGCCACCACTTGAACATCCGGTTGCGCTCGGCCATGAGCTCTTGGCCGATTCGGGCCCCCTCACCACCCCTGTCGATGAAGCCCTGGAAGTCCCTGGTGAGGTGGCTCCAGCACAGCTGTCGCAGGGCGGTGTCGTACCAGTTGTACGCGCTCCAGCGGTCGGTGGTGAGGAAGCCCGCGAAGTCCGTCCCCAGCAGCGCCTTGGCCACTTCACTGCCCCGGCTGGAGGTGATTCGGAATACCGCGACGAGCGCGGTGGCTGCCACCCACAGCCAGGCGCGGCGGTGGCCCCCCTCTCCCTTGCCCTCGTACCAGCCTGTTTCGTCCAGGTTGGTGGCGTCCTGGTCGCGCACGTACTCCTCCGCCTGCGCGACTGGGGCTGACAAGGCTTCGCTCATCTCCTGCTCACGGTCGCGGATGGCGCCCAGCGAKAGCTTCACTCCCAGCAGGTCCGAGAGCGCATCGCGAACCAGCCGCTTGGAGAGTCTGTACTTGCCCACCAGCAGACCCACCATCGCCGACAAACGCTCACCAAACACATGGCCGGCGGCTTCGGGCGTGAGCAGGGCCTTGTTCAGCGTGCCGCAGTGCCCGCACTCCAGCGCATGGCACCGCAACTCGGTCACCAGCGCAGTGAGCGGTGGTATCTCCACCAACTGGTGCCGGAACACTTGCTGCTGCCCGCCTTCCAGCTTCTCGTCGCACCTGGCGCACCGCTCCGGGGCGGGCACGTCGATGAAACGGTTGACTTGCTCCGGCGGCAGCAGCTCCCGCTTGTGGAACTCGTGGCCGGGCTGGCCACCTGGACGGCGCCCCGTGGGCTTTCTGGGCGTCCGTCTTACTCCAGGAGGGTCCGACGACGGTGGCTTGGAGGAGTTGGTGGAGTTCCGCCTCAGACGGCTCTCCAGCTCCGCCACTCGGCGAGTGAGCGCCTTCACCTCATTCTCCAATTCCGCGATGCGCGCGTCCCGCGCGGCCACCTGTGCTTCCAGCTCCGCGATACGGATGCGGGCGTTTCTGGGGACCACCTCCAGCATGGTACTGATACACCACGCCTCACGTCATTACGTCCAGCCCCACTTCTGCGGTCGTCTCCATCCTGTCCACGCCTCAACCCCTCCCACCGCATCCTTCTCCTTGGTCGGCATCAACAACGTCGCGCATCCGACACAGCATACCCGTCCGGACGCATCAACCCGGTGAACGGTTACCTTCCACGAAGCGGCCCCGGGCCTCACGTTCCAGCAGGCGCGCCAGCCAGTATCTGCCCCGCTTCGTCGCCTTGGCGATGGCATCCCGCTCGCCGAAACTCAGTTTGTCGGGACCCCACTCCCTCGCCGCCTGCCTCACCGCTTCCTGGAGCTGGTCCCCCACTGGATCCTTCGCGGGAATGTCTCCGAACCACTTGCCCCGTGGCAGGTGCCATCGCTGCCCATTGCTCAGCAACACCTGCTGGTTGCCTCCCCGATGCCGGATGACCGTGGACCCTCCGCGTCCAGGACCCCCTCCTCCCGCCCCCTTCTTGAGCATCACCAGCGTGAGCCCACTCTCGGCACTCACCGCCACCGTGCGCACGGACTCCACGGCCTCGACCAGAGCCCGTGCCGCCTCTTCCGCCCGCGCCCGTCCCAGCACCCCCGCTCCACCCACTTGGGCCTCCCACTGCATCCCCGCCTGCACCAAGCCCGGCAACGCGCGCACCCGGCTCGCCACCTGCCCCAGCGCTCCTCCCGCCACCGCCCCCACTCCCAGAATCAGCCCCCGCGCCGCATCCCGTCCCAGCACTCGCGCGAACTCCTCGCCCGCCTCGCCCAGTTCCTCGAAGCTGCTCGCCTCGTGGGCCCGCATGGCCATGCGCGTCCACCCGTCCATCAATCCCCAGACAGTGTCCACCCCCAGCCATCCCACCAGAATCACCGTGAGCGCCGCCGCCAGCCCCTTCGTCATCATCGGCTCGGGCACCAACCACATCGCCAGGTACAGCCCCACCGTCCACACCACCAGCGCCACCACCGCCCTCGAATTGAGTTCGCGCGCCACCGCCTCGCTCGTCTCGTCCAGTACCGCGCCCAACGCCAACGCGAGCGCCAGGGTGCGCCGGTCATCCGTGCGCAACCAGGGCCCATCGTCCAACAAGCCCAGGCAGTCTCCCCCTCCCCTCTTCCCACACCACTTCAGATAGCGCTCGCGCAGCGCCACCTCCGCCTCGGGAGACAGGGACACCTCCTCACCCAGGGGCACCAGGGTGAGCACCCGGTCTCGGTACACCTCCGCCAGCCACTCCTCCTCCAGCCCAAGCTCCAACAACCTCCGTGCCTCCTYCCGAGGCCCCGCCTCCAGTGGCATGGCGCGCGCAAGTCGCGAGACGGCCCGCTGGAAGTCCTCACGCGTGAGCGGCACCGGGCACGTGGCCACGCGCCCCGGCTCGATGACGTCCACGTCGTACACGGCCTCCCGCTCGACACCGGATGCCGAGGAACGCGCCGCGGGTGCCGCGAGCAACCCGYGCCCCGTCGCCCCCGTCGCACACGCGGCCTGCAGCACGAGCACCACGAGGAGCACCACGCCCTCCAGCCGACTCTTCCTCCAGCCTCCCGAGCCCGAGCCCGCGGGCTCCCGCCGCCGGGCCTCGCCTCCATGGACATCCGTCATCCCGAGCCTCTCAATGCCACCGCCCCGATCGTCCATCATCCCACGGCTCTCGCCCCCTCCACCCCCCTGCCTTGACAGGACACCGCCCCCCTTGCCCTCACCCGAGGCCATGCGCTGATTCGTCCTCTGGCATCCAGAGGTCAGTTGTTGAAGTAGGGCGAAAGCGGACCCGCCCAGAGGCTGGGTACGTCTCGCGCATTGGTGCCTGATGCTGGGGTCGGCTGATAAGCGCGAAACTCGCCGCTCGCGGTGCCGACCTGCGGAAACAAGAGGCGTTGCGAATAATCCATCTTCATGATTTCGACGGAGCCGGTGGAGCTCACCGTATAGCTCTGCCCCACGGCCACTGAAACGGCGGTGGGCAACGTGCACTTCCGGAAGCCATAGCCTTGCGAGGGCGTGCAGCTCGACTGCGCGCCAGTCGACGTATTCTTGATCGTCAAGGTGCCCACGTTCGTACCCGATGCGATGAATCCGCCGAGTTCGGTGAAGGTGCGGGCGTAACGCGCGTTCGCATACGCGACGGTACAGCCAACGCAATCCGTCAAATAGGCATAGTACGGCTGCCCTGCCAAGGTCGCTCCGTTCGACAACCGGAAACCGTACTGCGGCAATCGCGTTGCCGGGTGCGCGGTGTCGTTGTCGTTCATGTAGGAACGGTACTGGCCATTGGCGGAGCCGTATCGCCATGTGCTGCCATTGTCCTCGGACCAGGCCACATGTTCGCGAGGATCGAGTGACAGGAGGGCGCCAGTCGCCGTCGCGCTCAACTCATTGCGCGCATGGGGGCCCGCCAGGGCGGTGTCGGCGAGCGGCGCGTTGAACGAGAAGAAGTTGGTCGCCGGGCTGGCGTGCGCATTGCTCACGATCAATCCGTACATCGTCCCGCCTTGGAGCGTCGCGGGTGTGTTCACCCAGGCGAGCACCGGGACCGCGTCATTGAACTCCGCCTTGGCCTCATTGTGGCGGGTGCAGCCGTTGACGGTTTCCGTGGCGATCACGTTCGCCGGAAGTCCCGTGGTGGGATTGATCTGCACGAGACTCCCGCGAAGAAGCCCGCCGTCTCCAGCGCCATAACCCGCCTTGTTGGCGTCCCAGCAGTTCGCACCGCGCAACTTGAAGCCGAAGTAGAACCGATCGATGGTGATGGTGCTGGTTGGCACGAAGCGCAGCAGCGTCCGGTAGTTCGCGGCTTTCAACGGCGAGTCGTTGACGTTCTCGATTCCGATTGGAATCGAGGCAGCCCTTCCACCCGCGGCCACTGCCGCGACCGCGGCTGACGCCGGGCTTGTGCCGACCACCTGAGTGTTGCCGTCCTCGTTGCCCCCACCGCATGCGGTGAACAAGGTTGCCGCGGTGGCAAGTGCGGCGCTCAGCGTCGAAGATCGAAATGCAGTCATGATTGGCATGGCCAGGTGTCCGGAGAAGGAGAAGGTGTCAAAGGAATCGAAACACCATATCGCACCGTCTCCCCTGCCTTGACAGGACACCGCTCCCCTTGTTCTCACCCGAAGCCATGCTCTGCTTCGTCCTCGCGGCCTCGCTCGCCGCCGCCCCCGCGCCCCGCGCCGCCACCGCCACGGAAACCCTCGTCCACATCCCCCGGATGGATGCGATCCAAGGCCTCACCGCCTTCCTCGAACGGGCGGGTCAGCCCTCCGCGATGCTACGGCCCGATGTCTGGTTCGCCGAGCTCCACCCCTTCCTCTCGATCGACCCCCGCCAGCCAGATACCTTCACCCGCGCGGGCATCGACCCCGCCACTCCCCTCACCCTGTCCGTGCTGGCCTCGGGCCGCATCTCCTGCACGCGCCTGGCCGACCCCAAGCTCTTCCAGGAGCGGGCCGCCGCGATGCTCCTGTCCGCCAATCCCAAGGTGACGGAGGTGAAGCCCACCACCAGCGCGGGCCTCACCTCCGTGCTCGTTCCCCGCGAGTCCGGAGGCGACATCGGCTACGCCCTCAAGGGAAAGGAGGCATGCGCCTTCGCGAGCGAGGGAGGGGGCTTCGTCGACGACGGCCAGGGCAAGGTGCTGTTCAAGGAGGCCTCGCGGCTGGTGAGCCAGGCGCCCAAGGCCGACGCCCGGATGGGCAAGCTCCCCGGCACCCTCTACGTGTCCATCCCCAAACGCGGCCTCACCGTGGGCCTGGACGGTTCGGCCACGGCGCTCCAGGTGGAGGGCACGGGCACGAACCTGCCGCTACCCGCCTTCCAATCCTCGGGCACGAGCCCCTACGGCACCATGATGCCCAGCGGCCTGCTCTTCTCGCGCGCCCGCCTCACCCCCGCCGGCGTGTCCGACGTCATGGACAACGTGCGCTCCATCATCCAGCGGATCTGCCCTGACTGCCCCAAGGCCGAGGTGACCTCCATCACGCGCTCGGTGAGCGGGCGGCTCACGGGCAACGTGCTGACGGTGGTGGACGGAGTGCGGCCACGGCCCAACCTGCGCACCCCCGAGGGCCGCTTCTTCGCACCGCGTCAAGCGCTCGTCGCCGAGATGACGGACCCGGCGGCGGTGAAGAGCGCGCTCGCCCCGCTGGCGAAGTTTCCCGGCGTCCGGGTGCTCGAGGATGGGTACGCCCTGGACGTGAAGGGGGGCACCCTCATCCTGCACATCCGGGGCCGGCACCTCGCCCTGGGCAACGACGAGACCGTGGCCTCCAGCCTGCTCTCCGTCGTGCCCGCACAAGGCGCGAAGCTGCCCCACGCCGTGACCTTCACCGTGGACCCGGCCCGGGTGGCCAGCGGGCTCAAGCAGGTGTCCCTGATGGACGTGATCAGCGACAAGCGCCTCGCCGGCATCTTCACCGTGGGTCTCGAACTGGGCCCCCTGTTGACCCAGAGCAAGGACATCGAAGGTTGGCTCGACAGCCTTCCGGGTGGAGGCCACCGCTTCTCCAGCCGCTGGACGCTGCCCGCCACGCCCTGATCGTGCTAGATGCGCGGACCTATGGACGGAACCTCGGAAACGGATCCCCTTCGCGCCCGGCTGCGACAGTTGGAGAAGCAGGCGGAGCTGGGCGGCGGCGCTGACCGCATCGCCAAGCAACACGAGGCCGGCAAGCTCACGGCCCGCGAGCGCATCGACCTGCTGCTCGACCCCGGCTCCTTCACGGAGATGGACAAGTTCGTCACCCACCGCAGCAGCGACTTCGGCATGGGCGACAAGAAGATTCCGGGCGACGGCGTCGTCACCGGCTACGGCACCGTCGAGGGCCGGCAGGTGTTCGTCTTCGCCCAGGACTTCACCGTCTTCGGCGGCTCGCTCTCCGGCGCCTATGCCCAGAAGATCTGCAAGATCATGGACATGGCCATGCGCGTGGGCGCGCCCGTCATCGGCCTGAACGACTCGGGCGGCGCGCGCATCCAGGAAGGCGTGGAGAGCCTCGCCGGCTACGCCGACATCTTCCTGCGCAACACGCTCGCCTCGGGCGTGGTGCCGCAGATCTCCCTCATCCTGGGCCCGTGCGCGGGGGGCGCGGTGTACTCGCCGGCCATCACCGACTTCATCCTCATGGTGAAGGACACCTCCTACATGTTCATCACCGGCCCGGACGTCATCAAGACGGTGACGCACCAGGAGGTGACGAAGGAGGAGCTGGGCGGCGCGCTCGCGCACAACCAGAAGTCGGGCGTGGCGCACTTCGCCGCGGAGAACGAGCAGGCCGCCATCGCCATGACGCGCGAGTTGCTCTCGTACCTGCCCTCCAACAACCAGCAGGATCCGCCCGCCCAGCCCACCGAGGACGACCCCTTCCGGGCCGACGAGAGCCTCAAGACGGTGGTGCCCAACAACCCCAACAAGCCCTACGACGTGAAGGAGATCCTCCGCGCCGTCGTGGACGACCAGCACTTCTTCGAGGTGCAGGAGCACTTCGCCAAGAACATGGTGGTGGGCTTCGCGCGCATGAACGGGCGCTCGGTGGGGCTCGTGGCCAACCAGCCCGCGGTGCTCGCGGGCTGCCTGGACATCGACGCGAGCGTGAAGGCGGCGCGCTTCGTGCGCTTCTGCGACTGCTTCAACATCCCGCTCGTCACCTTCGTGGACGTGCCGGGCTTCCTGCCGGGGACGGATCAGGAGTGGGGCGGCATCATCACCCACGGCGCCAAGCTGCTCTACGCCTTCGCCGAGGCCACCGTGCCCAAGGTGACGCTCATCACCCGCAAGGCGTACGGCGGGGCCTATGACGTCATGGCCTCCAAGCACATCCGCGCGGACATCAACTACGCCTGGCCCACGGCGGAGATCGCCGTCATGGGCCCCGAGGGCGCCGTCAACATCATCTTCCGCGATGAGATCAAGCGCGCCGCGGACGCCAACGCCGAGCGCACCCGGCTGGTGAACGACTACCGCGAGAAGTTCGCCAACCCCTTCAAGGCGGCGGAGCTCGGCTACATCGACGAGGTCATCCGCCCCGAGGAGACGCGCGCCAAGGTCATCCGCGCCCTGGAGATGCTCAAGAACAAGCGCCAGGAGAACCCTCCGCGCAAGCACGGCAACATCCCGCTCTGAGCGGCTCGCCGGGGGGCCTCGTCACTCGGGGGCCCCCACGACGCGCCGCGTCCCACCGGCTTGCGCGGCGACGGGTGAGCCGTTAGGGAGGGGCGCATGGCCAACCCGCGTCCCTCCCTCGATGATGCCTCCCTGAACATCCTCTTCAACGAAGCGCGCAGCCACAACGCGTGGCTCGACCGCCCGGTGGAGGACGCCGTCCTCGAGCGCCTCTACGAGCTCGCGCGCATGGGTCCCACGGCGGCCAACGCGCAGCCCCTGCGCCTGGTCTTCGTCAAGAGCCAGGCCGCCAAGGAGAAGCTCAAGCCCGCGCTCTCCGCCGGCAACGTGGACAAGACGATGAACGCGCCGGTGACGGCCATCGTCGCGTACGACACCGAGTTCTACGAGCAGATGCCCAAGCTGTTCCCCGCCCGGGACATGAAGCCCATGTTCCTGGGAATGCCGCCCGAGGCGCGTGAGAAGTCCGCCTACATGAACAGCAGCCTCCAGGGCGCCTACGTCATCCTCGCGGCCCGGGGCCTGGGCCTGGATTGCGGCCCCATGGCGGGCTTCGACAACGCCAAGGTGAACGCCGCGTTCTTCCCGGACGGCAAGTGGAAGAGCAACTTCCTGCTCAACCTGGGCTACGGCGACCCGGCCAGGCTCTTCCCGCGCAACCCCCGCCTCGACTTCGCTGACGCCTGCCGGATTGAATGAGGCCTCCCCGGCTTGCGAAAGCAGGCAGGCAGTCGAAGACTATCTCCTGAAAATTCGAGGTGAATCCCCCTGGAAATTTTGGGGGGTCCGTTCGCGCTTCAAGGAGCGCACTCAATAAGGAGCCCCCGTTTGTCTCAACCCCGCCTGGTCCTCTTCCTCGCCGACATCGAAGGCAACCTCACCGCCCTGCGTCAGACGCTGTCCCGGGCGTGTGAGACCGCGCATGTCCCCCTGCCCGACGTGCGCTGGGTGGAGGCCGCCACGCCCATGACCGATGCGGGCTGGCGCGTGGCCGAGGTGAAGCTGCAGCCCTCCGGCGGCAAGGCCGTTCCCGAGGACCACCTGGACTCGCTGGTGCGCGCCGTGGCGCGCGACTTCCGCGACCAGGCGGTGGGCCTCTACACCGACAAGGCCGGCAGCTACGGCCGCGCCTCCCTGAGCGAGCCCGGCCGCCCGTCGCGCTCGCTCGAGGGCGAGTACATCGACGTGGTGCGTCAGACGGCACGGTGGCTCGGCGTGGAAGCGCCGGTGCTCGGCCGCCTGCTCGACGGGGGAGCGACCGCGCGCAACCTGCTCGCCGCGGCGGTGGACTTCGGCAACGAGGAGCCCCAGCAGGGCGCCGCCTCCCAGGGCAAGCCGAGCCGGCGCGGAGAGCAGCCCCCCGCGCCGCCTCCGGAGCCGGACGAGGATGACCGCTTCGTCGAGGCGAAGCTGGTCGAGGCCCGCCGGCTGATGGAGCAGTACCTCAGCCACCGCAAGTAGGACGTGTCTCGAAAGGGCCGGCGCCGCTCCCGTGTGCTAAAGGGGGCGCCCATGGCCAAGATTCGAAAAATCCTCGTCGCCAACCGCGGCGAGATCGCCGTCCGGGTGATGCGCACCTGCAAGGAGCTCGGCATCGCCACGGTGGCCGTCTACTCCGAGGCGGATCGCTCCGCCCTCCACGTGCGCACCGCCGACCAGGCCTTCCTCGTGGGCCCGCCGCCCTCGCGCGAGAGCTACCTCGTGCAGGAGCGCATCCTCGAGGCCGCTCGCCAGTCCGGTGCGGACGCCATCCACCCCGGCTACGGCTTCCTCTCGGAGAACGCGTCCTTCGTGCGCGCGTGCGAGAAGGCCGGCATCACCTTCATCGGCCCGCCCGCCAGCGCCATGGACGCCATGGGCGAGAAGACGCGCGCCCGGCAGAACATGATCAAGGCGGGCGTGCCCGTGGTGCCCGGCAGCACCGAGCCCTTCGCCACCCACGAGGAGGCGCGCGCCTACGCCGAGAAGATCGGCTTCCCCGTGATGCTCAAGGCCGCGGGCGGTGGCGGCGGCAAGGGCATGCGCCGCGTGGACCGGCTCGAGGACTTCGACTCCTCGTGGCGCGCCGCCAAGAGCGAGGCGCTCAACGCCTTCGGCAACGACGCCGTCTACATCGAGAAGTACCTGGAGAAGCCCCACCACGTGGAGATCCAGGTGTTCGCCGATGCGCATGGCAACACCATCCACCTGAATGAGCGCGAGTGCTCGGCGCAGCGCCGCCACCAGAAGGTGGTGGAGGAGACGCCCAGCCCCATCCTCACGCCCGAGCTGCGCGCGAAGATGGGCGAGGTGGCGGTGAAGGCCGCCCAGGCGGTGGGCTACGTGGGCGCGGGCACGGTGGAGTTCCTCGTCGACGTGAACCGCGACTTCTACTTCCTGGAGATGAACACCCGGCTCCAGGTGGAGCACCCCGTGACGGAGTGGGTGACGGGGTTGGATCTGGTGGCCTGGCAGATCAAGGTCGCCGAGGGCGAGAAGCTCCCGCTCACCCGGGCGCCCACGCCCAACGGCCACTCCATCGAGGTGCGCATCTACGCGGAGGACCCGGGGCGCAACTTCATGCCGAGCCCCGGCCGCATCACCGAGCTGCGCGTGCCCGGCGGGCCCTACCTGCGCGACGACTCGGGCGTGTACCCCGGCTACACCGTGCCCAACTTCTATGATCCCATGATCTCCAAGCTGTCCGTGTGGGCCCCCACGCGCGCCGAGGCGATCGAACGGGCGAAGCGGGCGCTGGACGAGTACGTGGTCAAGGGCATCACCGCCAACGTGCGCTACCTGCACGCCATCCTCTCGCACCCCGAGTTCACCGGGGGCGACTACGACACGGGCTTCCTGCCGCGCCAGCACGAGGCGCTGCTGGGCAAGACGGAGGACCCGAAGCTCACCGAGGCGGCGCTGCTGGCCAGCGTGGTGTACGCCTACCAGCGCGACCAGAAGCGGGCGAAGAGCCTGCCCCAGACGCCCGCGCAGGGCGAGGTGGGCATCTCCGCGTGGCGGCGGGCGCTCCGCCACGGCCGCTAGAACCGTCAACCCGGGACACGACAACGAGCCATGCGTTACTTCGCGAAGCTGCACGGACAGAAGGAAGCGGTGCCGGTGGACATCGAGCCCGCGGGAGACAACCGCTACAAGCTCACGCACGCGGGGAAGAGCGTGGTGGTGGACGCCCTGGCGCTGGAGGGGGGCGCGCTGTCGCTGTTGATGGAGGGCCACTCGTACAACGTCGAGTTCGACGAGGCGGGCGACGAGGTGCGGGTGCTCGTGCGCGGGCAGTGGTCGCGCATCGACGTGGCGGACGAGCGGCGGCTGCGGCTGCGCCAGGGCACGGCGGGCTTCACCGTGGAGGGCAAGCAGCTCATCGCCGCGCCCATGCCCGGCAAGGTGGTCAAGGTGCTGGTGAAGCTCGGCGACGAGGTGAAGGAGGGCCAGGGGCTGGTGGTCGTCGAGGCGATGAAGATGGAGAACGAGCTGAAGAGCCCCAAGGCGGGCAAGGTGGTGGAGCTGCCCGCCAAGGAAGGCACCGCGGTGGAGATCAACGCGCGGCTCGTGGTGGTCGAGTAGCAGGCGGACACGAGGACAACCCCGCGTCTCCCCGGAGGGGTGATGGAAATGCTCTGCACGTTGCGCAGTCTGACGGAGAACCAGCGCCGGGCGCTGCTCGCGGCACCCGGCCAGCTCGAGGCCTTCCTCGATGACGAGGAGGACTTCGAGGACGCGGAGGGCGCGCGCTTCCTGGAGCTGGACATCGGGGAGACGTGGCACGGCCTGCAGTACCTGCTCACGCACACCGCGTGGGAGGGCCAGGCCCCGCTGGACTTCCTCGTGCGTGGCGGCGAGGACGTGGGCGACATCCCCTCGGACGAGGGCACCGCGCGCCTCTTCACCCCCGCGCAGGTGCAGGAGTTGTCGCGGGCCCTCCAGGCGCTCCCCGCGAGCACGCTGCGCCAGCGCTACGAGCCGGCGCGCATGCAGCGCGAGGACATCTACCCGGGCTTCTGGGAGGAGCCTCCGCCGGATCTGGATCCCCAGGAGGAGCTGCTGTCCTACTTCGAGGAGCTGAAGAAGTTCGCGGCCAGCATGGCCCGGCGCGGCCACGCGCTGCTCGTGTTCATCGGCTGAAGCTCAGGCCGTGAGCACGTCGTGGCCCAGCTTGATCACGAGCGCCACCACCACGGCCAGCACCACCTTGCGCACCAGCCGGTCACCTCCGCGCACGGCGAAGTGCGCGCCCAGCCACGCGCCGGTGAACTGGGCGGCCGCCATGGGCAGCGCCACGTGCCAGAGCACCAGCCCGCGCCAGGCGAAGAGGCACACCGCCGAGAGGTTCGTCGCGAAGTTCACCACCTTGGCGTCCGCCGAGGCGTGCGTCAGGCTGTGCCCGAGCAGCCCCGAGAAGGCGATGATGAGGAAGGTGCCCGTGCCCGGCCCGAAGAAGCCGTCATAGGTGCCGATGAGGAGCGCGATCAGCGCGCCCAGCGCCCGCAGGCGCGCGAGCGGAGGCTCGGGCCGCTCTCCGGGCGGGGGCCCCCGGCGGAAGGCCAGGAAGGCGGCCACCACCACCAGCAGCACGAGCACCACGGGCTTGAGGACCTCCGGGCGCAGGAGCAACACCAGCGCCGCGCCCAGCAGCGCGCCCACCAGCCCCAACGGAAAGGTGATGGCGGCCAGCCCACCACGCACCAGCCCCGCCCGCCAGAAGCGCACCAGC
The window above is part of the Cystobacter ferrugineus genome. Proteins encoded here:
- a CDS encoding TSUP family transporter, yielding MDLSPLQIALLCVAALTAGMVDAIAGGGGLISLPALLSTGLPPHVALGTNKGQSVFGAFAALVRFWRAGLVRGGLAAITFPLGLVGALLGAALVLLLRPEVLKPVVLVLLVVVAAFLAFRRGPPPGERPEPPLARLRALGALIALLIGTYDGFFGPGTGTFLIIAFSGLLGHSLTHASADAKVVNFATNLSAVCLFAWRGLVLWHVALPMAAAQFTGAWLGAHFAVRGGDRLVRKVVLAVVVALVIKLGHDVLTA
- a CDS encoding YfbM family protein; the encoded protein is MEMLCTLRSLTENQRRALLAAPGQLEAFLDDEEDFEDAEGARFLELDIGETWHGLQYLLTHTAWEGQAPLDFLVRGGEDVGDIPSDEGTARLFTPAQVQELSRALQALPASTLRQRYEPARMQREDIYPGFWEEPPPDLDPQEELLSYFEELKKFAASMARRGHALLVFIG
- a CDS encoding acetyl-CoA carboxylase biotin carboxyl carrier protein subunit; protein product: MRYFAKLHGQKEAVPVDIEPAGDNRYKLTHAGKSVVVDALALEGGALSLLMEGHSYNVEFDEAGDEVRVLVRGQWSRIDVADERRLRLRQGTAGFTVEGKQLIAAPMPGKVVKVLVKLGDEVKEGQGLVVVEAMKMENELKSPKAGKVVELPAKEGTAVEINARLVVVE
- a CDS encoding acyl-CoA carboxylase subunit beta: MDGTSETDPLRARLRQLEKQAELGGGADRIAKQHEAGKLTARERIDLLLDPGSFTEMDKFVTHRSSDFGMGDKKIPGDGVVTGYGTVEGRQVFVFAQDFTVFGGSLSGAYAQKICKIMDMAMRVGAPVIGLNDSGGARIQEGVESLAGYADIFLRNTLASGVVPQISLILGPCAGGAVYSPAITDFILMVKDTSYMFITGPDVIKTVTHQEVTKEELGGALAHNQKSGVAHFAAENEQAAIAMTRELLSYLPSNNQQDPPAQPTEDDPFRADESLKTVVPNNPNKPYDVKEILRAVVDDQHFFEVQEHFAKNMVVGFARMNGRSVGLVANQPAVLAGCLDIDASVKAARFVRFCDCFNIPLVTFVDVPGFLPGTDQEWGGIITHGAKLLYAFAEATVPKVTLITRKAYGGAYDVMASKHIRADINYAWPTAEIAVMGPEGAVNIIFRDEIKRAADANAERTRLVNDYREKFANPFKAAELGYIDEVIRPEETRAKVIRALEMLKNKRQENPPRKHGNIPL
- a CDS encoding malonic semialdehyde reductase; the encoded protein is MANPRPSLDDASLNILFNEARSHNAWLDRPVEDAVLERLYELARMGPTAANAQPLRLVFVKSQAAKEKLKPALSAGNVDKTMNAPVTAIVAYDTEFYEQMPKLFPARDMKPMFLGMPPEAREKSAYMNSSLQGAYVILAARGLGLDCGPMAGFDNAKVNAAFFPDGKWKSNFLLNLGYGDPARLFPRNPRLDFADACRIE
- the tnpC gene encoding IS66 family transposase; translated protein: MLEVVPRNARIRIAELEAQVAARDARIAELENEVKALTRRVAELESRLRRNSTNSSKPPSSDPPGVRRTPRKPTGRRPGGQPGHEFHKRELLPPEQVNRFIDVPAPERCARCDEKLEGGQQQVFRHQLVEIPPLTALVTELRCHALECGHCGTLNKALLTPEAAGHVFGERLSAMVGLLVGKYRLSKRLVRDALSDLLGVKLSLGAIRDREQEMSEALSAPVAQAEEYVRDQDATNLDETGWYEGKGEGGHRRAWLWVAATALVAVFRITSSRGSEVAKALLGTDFAGFLTTDRWSAYNWYDTALRQLCWSHLTRDFQGFIDRGGEGARIGQELMAERNRMFKWWHRVRDGTLARDAFERRMKEVEQK
- the accC gene encoding acetyl-CoA carboxylase biotin carboxylase subunit, whose translation is MAKIRKILVANRGEIAVRVMRTCKELGIATVAVYSEADRSALHVRTADQAFLVGPPPSRESYLVQERILEAARQSGADAIHPGYGFLSENASFVRACEKAGITFIGPPASAMDAMGEKTRARQNMIKAGVPVVPGSTEPFATHEEARAYAEKIGFPVMLKAAGGGGGKGMRRVDRLEDFDSSWRAAKSEALNAFGNDAVYIEKYLEKPHHVEIQVFADAHGNTIHLNERECSAQRRHQKVVEETPSPILTPELRAKMGEVAVKAAQAVGYVGAGTVEFLVDVNRDFYFLEMNTRLQVEHPVTEWVTGLDLVAWQIKVAEGEKLPLTRAPTPNGHSIEVRIYAEDPGRNFMPSPGRITELRVPGGPYLRDDSGVYPGYTVPNFYDPMISKLSVWAPTRAEAIERAKRALDEYVVKGITANVRYLHAILSHPEFTGGDYDTGFLPRQHEALLGKTEDPKLTEAALLASVVYAYQRDQKRAKSLPQTPAQGEVGISAWRRALRHGR